The DNA window gccaaaatggcaacaacggaacccttatagtttcgccatgtctgtctgtccgtccgtccgcggctttgctcagggactatcaatgctagaaagctgcaattttgcacggataaatatgtaagctatgccgacaaaatgttacaataaaaacttgaaaaaaaaatgtttttagggtacctcatatagcgagtactgccttttcgcaacctaacgtttggcaacctgtttcatttcgcaacttttcatttcgcaaactctaaaactgtaaatatttcaggatttaggttaggttaggttagttttataaaaatcctgaaatatttacagtttcagaaatattaaacagttgggaaatgaaaagttgcgaaatgaaacaggttgccaaacgttattcgccgaaacattagtaaaccctccTATAGAcgtgctaagacgatttttcgattcatttatttttttgcgaaatattctactttaaagtgcaaattttcattaaaatcgagccccctctctaaaatctaaactgatgggtggaaaaactttcaaggaaaattataacggctaagttttcttgagaattattagtaattttactcttaaatagcagcctaaagcttaaggtataaaatatacctaaacttggaagattccgtataaaatacgaaatccttggaaaaatattacttaattttttcgtaatggctacggacggcgccctattttgggcgtgtccgacacgctcttggccggtttttattttacttatgaGAAGAAACTGCAGCCGGCCGCTTGAAGTTTGACGGAGGTCACATTCcaactgaaaaaaataacatccAAGTAGCAATATACATGGTGTTGAAAATCTGTACGACAATTTAAATtggtaaattttttaaaaatgcttCGTATGCAGAAACTATTATAGTCTTCTTGTTGTGCCTCAActtccatacatttttttttaatttaaataattttccacttgtatcgtcttagtaatcagtagccttaatgtgggttaaattatcgTACAGGGTTTTTTGACACCATATAGGTTGCGGGCCTGCCAAACTAGTTACTATGTGATGATTATACGACGCCCGCAATGTATTGCTCGTCGGATAATTTTACTCATGAGATTCGGCATTATATTCTTATTTCTTATCTTGTGATATGGTGAAGTTAACGGCCATGGTCTACATATGGTGCTACTGCCAACATTAAGGAAAAATTAGATTAACAATATCATTGTATCTAACGACTTTAATCTAACAAAGCCttatgagatttatttattctgtccattaaaatgaaaataggtatattttttatcaaacagctggcaAATGAGCAGTCGGGTCaactgatggtaagtgatcaccgctgcccatggacacctacaacattattaggactgcgagtgcgttgccggccttgcaataggCGATACACTTACACTCACCTTTTGAAGGAACTCAAATCATAGCTAGATAGAAAAACCCCAGCAGTgagtccattccatattttacacgtGCGAGGTAGTAAGGCACGTTTAAGCCGCACAGTGGAAGAGCACCGTTCGTCGGAACACTCCCTAGTAGATACTGTAAAAAACGCAGAGAGAACTAACTCTGCGTAGGGCCAAAGGATCAAGTTTCTCAGAagaagcagcggtgtggccgctacTTTAGATGACTTTCTGTGGTTCTGCCTATTTCATCGAGGATAAACTTCACTCGCCCTTTTTCGAGTTTCTATCGTACGTTGTAAAACAGTGCCATCTGTTATTAAGTAGCTATTACTAAAGTAAATTAGCTACTCACCAAAAGATCGCTCTGTTAGTTCAGGACCATATAGGGGTATCCCTTTAATACATATACTCGGCAACAGATGGCGCTAGCAAACACACCATTAAGATTTatgatttatatttatgttgaaGAAATCTAGACGGATTTAGCTAAATGAAATTTGTGGTATTATGTGTAAATAGCTCGAACTCGGAAGTAATACATTGGCcacttttacccgactgcaaggagtggtattgttaCCCCAATATTATATAGTcaagtaatatttatattaaatttcaaaCTACCTATTCACATAAGTTAGGATAAATGAAAAACACAACATAATTTTTAGAAAGGGagcgttcaagtattacgtaacgcaatttgggCTTCTTGTAAAAACTTACGATGCGTTACAGGGGCGGGATGGGGGGTTTCAAACTACGCGttacgtcacagtttttttgtaacaagtacatactataatgtcctcaaaagtgggaaattcgcatcatcagttgttgttcttggcctataaatgctctcatgctAAGTTGCCAGTGTGACTGTGTCAAGAAATGCCAGCTTAATTCAGAAACtgctaaagaaaagctaaaaaaatggTAATTTAGGTGTTACGTAACTTTTAGGAAGGGGGAGGGGGGTAAAGAAAAATGTTACGGCGCGTTAcatggggggagggggggggttGTCAAAAATGCGTTATgtattacttgaacgcccccAAACTCAaggaattttaataaataaaacaattctatCGTCATACttaaccctaaaaagtaatggGAGCCacaggtaaaagctagtaatagtaataaaatgcATAGtcattcaaaataatttattgaactgGCAACAAGTCACCCCAATTACTAGATCTAGCGCACCTATACGTCGTCTGATCGAACTTGGACTTAGAAAATATAACCTCCTTTAATTCTCCTTGCTTTGTGCATAACCTGCAAATTGTGTGTCCAGATCGGACAATCGGTGCTCTCACTATCCTAGGCCACTGTGGATCATCAGAAGGACGGATACCTTTCTTTAATATAACATAAGAGAACAGCTCTGCTGCGACGTCAGATTTCGATGGGTATGGTAATGTTTCATACTTCATCAGGAAGTTACAAGGAGTTTTATGTTCTAAGTATCTTGGACATACATTGTCATTTGGACATGGTGAGAATGCAAAACCGTTGTGTTTACCTTTCGGCAGATTTAAAACAAATTCTCTAGCTTCATTTACAACTTGGAAGCCAGCGTTTGAGCCCTGTTCGATTATTATAAGAAAGTCTTCAGTCTTTTTCCACAATTTCTGAATTATTTCCAATCGTGACCGCATATTCGGTTGCTCAAATAATGAGAAAGCTGATAAAACTATGTTGTATTTTAGATCCGTTGATGCTGGTAGAAACTGCCGCTGAAAGTAACCTTTCAAAGGCATGGTGACATTGTCTTTTCCTTGACACAATATCAACCTTGCTAAATCATGCATGTTTTGGGAAGTATCtacacaaaaatattcaaaaatatctTCTTTCCAGTATTTATTAATGGCCCATGTGCCCGTTCCTACTCCAGAACCGAAGTCAAAGAAACTTCTAGGCTTATAATCTGGATATTTCTTTCTTATTTCATCTAACAGTCGTACTAGGACTGCATACTCTGGAGCAGATCTTGACATCAAATACTGCAAGCAAGTAGCTTTATCATACGAGATATTGCCCCATCGGTATACGTtagcttttaaaatattaaaaactttagATTGCAATTGCTTATTAAACTGATTTAACTCATCTTCCGTTAAATTGTCGCCGATTTTGGAATTTGCTTTCTTCGCAATTTTGTCGTGGATCTTTGCCGCTTTTTCGTCTATATCGCCGTCTTCTGGAGGCAGCAGTCGTGATCGTAAGTAGTTGTTTAGCTTTATGCTGTCCTGGTGTAAAGATCTCGCGCCAGAATCATCTAAGATTATCTTTATTGCTTTGGTGATGTCCGGAGGTATTGATGCGATTTTTACTCTTGCTGTCCCAGGGTGCTTGCGAGGTTTGTACTCATTGCTATCAAACTTGTCCCGTAGACTCGCATCTATCTCTACTTTGACTGAGTAGTTTGAATAAAGCATAGAAAATCGATTTACCCTTAGTTTTCTAAACATTTTGTAGCTTAACCTAACTCTCGCGTGTTATTGTTTTGAAATGTCAATGTCAGCTGTCAAGCTGGGTTGCCATTCGATTATAAAAAATACCCACATCCACTATTAATTGTGAGcagtaagttttagttttatcataaGGTGCGGTAGAGCTTACGATTAGCTTAGCAAAAAAGTATAGTTATTTACTGATAACTTCGATATTTACAAACTGGCGTTGCATTTAGTTAAATTACTGTAAATCCAACTGTCTTAAAGAAATcatagtttgttatttttttttattcgactggaaggcaaacgagctagtGAGTCTCCTGAGGAAAGAAatcgccaccgcccataaaccagagggattgcagatgcgttgccaacctagaggtctaagatgacGTACCTCatgtgctagtaatttcaccggctgtcttactctccacgccgaaacacaacagtgcaagcactgctgcttaatggcaggattagcgagcaagatggtggtagtaattcgggtggaccttgcacaaggtcctaccacctccgTTAAATGGTAACACACTTTATGATGATCgcttcgttaaaaaaaaaaccacttctcatgctcgtataGTTCGTGTTTATCTTTTGTCTAAGGTGTTTATGCTGGAGCTAAgcaacataaaatgactttttatgctctagtgcataaaataaaatcttcatcCAAGACTAAGGCAATCAGGTGCACATAgtcacaaacaaagaagtttgtacatatactttttaatttatataaaactaaaaatcaaccaaatcagTTGAGATAGatctataaaatttaaaatttatattgatataataataataataataaattcatttatttcgggcaacttgatATActaatgtatgaataataaaaggtacgtagtaagtgaataattgtttccactatTGCCATTTCATTTCCTCACCATctaagtgaaaagtagagtgtacaactcaagcattaaacccgttttcccctcaacgtgtctatccaccctcgccgtaccggctcgggtggctatatgaatgtctcgggtaaaatggctcgtttatatgctcttgttgtacaatcttctatttttacatgaaaaacttttttataccagatgttttttttacgtaaattaatgatttaaatcctaaataaatcatttaatatAGCTTTGGTTTAAACTAGCAAACTGGTTAAACAAGAATATTTCTCTTAGTTAGCTACAATATCTATACAAAATAAACCACAAAAACAGACAGGTATAGAAATGATATAGGCctaattttctttaatttaacaataaaaaaacaaagtccAATAATCATCTTTTAACACTATTCCTATACTATATTAGTTCTTCTTAGTCATTTCTTCCTGTTTGTGTTTTCCAATGCAATTCCGGAACTGCTCCACTTCAGTCTGACACTTCCTCCAGTCCTTTGTTGTGGCTATGCACTCCTGGTcaaagaaaatttaatttataaatactaaGGCACAGGATGGAAGAATGGCAGAGAAAAGGGCCCAAGCTGGGCAAGGCTTTTGCCCAGGAGTTTGATATTATATAGGCTTAAACTTTCACCTAAGCTCAAAAACATGATAGATGAAACAAAgtgatgtttaaaaaaatcaagttgattaaTAGAGATAcatatactgagtggcaaaaaatctggccctcaaatgtatgcaataataggtaattttgtatgtggagtgggccagattttgtgccgctgagtatatatagGTGAAAACTTGAGTAAATAATCAGTTGTATACATAGTAGTAACAAGTCCAAATAAACAAATTgacattccaaattcaaaataacaatAGCTCCAAATGAATTCTATGGACTGCTATATACAACAGGTCCTTTACTAGAGTTTTTCACCTATAAGATTTGCGTTTTAAGTTTTAGGAATTAGAACTTGCCTTGGCTCACttcttttttaaatactttggCACTAACTTCAAGGGACCCTCATCTAACTTATGTAATTAGAGAAATGGGAGaggttctttaaaaaataataaggatCCGTAAAGAGTATTGAGATGTAAAACCGAAAACTAGCATTGTCATATAAATGGCAATCATGGTTCCCAACccctaaaaaaatatccatTAGTGATCAATTTTTTATAGGTATGTTGTTAATCATAACAACATTtcagtttttatgttttagtttttaaaacattgattGATTAAAAACACATCATAACTGaatttagtttattataaaattaagattattgaattcattttgaaaaactaaggggctgtttcaccactcattgataaataaatttgatgccgtctccatctttttgaacaaaacaaacagacacatttattatccgtcaaataaatttaatgaatggATGGTGATAAGCCTATGTTTAGTCTTGTGTTGGCtgacaaaatgtaaaaaaattaaaccaactgcctcaaaaaaaaaaaacaacattagtgtaactcttaaatatATGGCACTGAcagtaaatttaatattaaacatttacatGACCGGTGTTATCACTTTAGTCAGCAACAAGTAAAGTTTACTTTACCTGAACTTTATAGTGCAAGTTTCTAAGCATGCAGTTTTCATTTAACTTTGCATGCTTTCGACAGGGTCATCCTCGCCCTCTGGTATTTCTCGTGGTTTCACAGTCATCTTAATCTCTTAACATTTATtgccaattaaatgtttataGAAAATCCTAAGGGAAAATCCTTAGAGAAAATCCGAATAATCGAATATGAAATTAAGAATgttttgacaactttgacagtTTCCACTTTTTTATCTATTGCATGCATTGGCCGCAGCTCTCACAACACAAGTCTCTCACTCAACAATTTTGCCCATCGAAATATAGTAAGTAAATCGAAATGAACAGTGAAAAATACACCATGAAAAACACAAtaccaacaaataaatatacatttgtGTGAAAACCATAAAATAGAAACGCCATTGTTTTTCCGCGTTTTTAACGGTGTCCGATTCAGTCTTTTTTTATACACGTAGTTGTTTTCGATTCACGCAGATATGTTTTACCTGTCATATTCTCTTTTTTGTAGATAAACCACTGATGTAGAAAACtgtgattaattttaaatatctgattttgatttgatctgattataaagatatttattaataacaaaaaaataacgtgATCGTCGTAAATATAACTAAGGTTACAGTCGATCACTTCAGTCTTTACCAATGTACGTTGTGTTGTAGCTATGGataaaacaaatagacttattatttctttgtggtatttttattttattttatttagtcttTCATTGGTCTTTTCATGGAGAAGTTTTGCAGTCAGCGTTGACGTTTGTAACAAAAGTTTAGTTTAGTGTGACGGAACGTAGCTTAACCTAAAAACTGTTGTAAATGAATTCAGGGTCAATTACAATTTCTAATATTTACCCAAATATTACCATTATTTTTGCTCTATAGCGTCCAGCGGCCTGTTAGATCGTTATTCAAAGCAGTGATTCAGCGCTTATTGCTGTGTGTAAACCTCAATATGTTTTACAGAAATTTAATTAGAACTTTCACAGTTCCACGAATTCGATGTCTAAATAGCGCTTTTAGACACAATTTGAGTAGTTTTAGGGACTCTGCGCCGCTCTCCACGTCTGTAAAGGCATTAAAAGATGAAAAGTAAGTGATTATTAGAtcttttcacaatgtttttttaagtttcaaatAGATAAGCAATTTGACGTTGATTACACAATATTAGGTGATAAGAGAAATATTGCCCTTGAATAGGAGATGTAAATTTATCAACAAACACGAaatcttaatattattgataAAGTTACtactttagttttatcattGGCATTAAAATCGTGTACCACTAATAAACTTTGATATGATatacttttattatattaatgatTATTAAATGTGGGTCAGATATTTTGCTGTTATTGattgattattttttgtaagcAAGTGCAATAGACCTGAGATGGCTAACATTGCTTGGTGAATGTGCCATCAAAGATGATTTTTTGTTTACGAATTACAAGTCTAGCTGTCATTCTGGCTATGCCCCTACAAACTTAAGATAACTTAGTTTTGTAAGTTAGTAACTAATatgaaaaacttattaattCCAGAGTCAAAGTAACCTTTGTTCTCCATGATGGAAAGAGAATAGAATCTGAAGCCAAGGTGGGAGACACACTGCTTGATGTGATTGTCAACAACGACCTCAACATTGAAGGTTACGGTGCCTGTGAGGGCACCCTTACTTGCTCTACATGTCATGTTATATTAAAACAGGACGATTATGACAGGTAAAATATAAGGTTTTGTTTTGTATCGCACCCACCCAGCCTATATattatacatcccactgcttgGCACAGGCTGCCTCCTAGAAAGAGAGGgcctgggccatagttcccaggaGAGTCCAGTGCAAACTGGAAACTTCACACAATGTTGccttacaatgtttttcttcaccgttaCGTTTGTAGTAAATTTAACCTCCTAAGGCCCAAGGTCCTACCCATAGTACTTATTAACTTTGTTATTCAGACCCAGCTCCTTCAACAGTTGTGTAGTCATAGCGTACCACGGTCCTACCAGTAGAACTTAATAGAAAACCCGCCATTTTGGTTTCAAATTTCATGCTAATCGGAAATGGTGTATAAAtacaattacataaaaaaaagtcttCTAAGTACTTGGGTCTGAATGAGTATAATACTACTGGTAGGACTACGGACTGTAGTGACTACATGCCGAATTTTTCACTGGGACTTAGGTGGTTAAAATCCcggatttgaatccacgatcctcagATTGAGAGGCTTTAGGTCAAACCAGCACACATCCTGCTAATATATTAAAATACGAAAGTTATGAAATTTCAACAAAGGTTTTTACTGAACCAAGGCATTGCTATATCCTAAAttgaatattaatattttgactttgacttggattttaaacattttcccAGGTTGCCAGAAGAAGCCTCTGACGAAGAACGTGACATGTTAGACCTCGCCTATGGACTGACTGACACATCACGGCTCGGGTGTCAAATCACAATGACAAAGGAACTGGACGGCCTCGAAGTACAGGTTCCGGAGACCATCAATGATGCCAGAAGCTGATGCAGTGGATCAGATAAGGTAGAAGTGCGCTCAAAGCAGGCAGTTCTTGCAAAGACTgaagactttttttttcttgggacataatttgaaattagaaattttttctacaatatgtaggCTGCAATAGGCTAGACGACTTTTACCTGTAGTTGGTCAgttatgtaattaaaaaatattgtacaaatattttttcttttgtttgacaaacaaagaatgacgaggatacagtgcttagaagtttcgagtgaagtcactataATATGGTACaatttttacctaatagtgacATCACAAGCCCCCACTCCAGAAGTTTGATGACCTATACCTTTGTTGATTTTAATAATATGCAAAATATGTGGCCcacattttttaaagtaactgTTGGACTAAATagattgatatatttttaatccaTTCGTCATCCCTATTATCTTTAAACCGTATCAAGGCTAATTCGACTAATCAAATACATGAATTTACACTATAGTTATGACTTCTGCAGAGTTCAATCTATTggggtttgaaaaaaaaattcgagataaatgctttttaaatcttttctgtagttatttgattttaatgtaGTGTAAAGTGTAATGGacttattgcataaaaaatcaGGAATGACCTTCATCTGACTTTGAAAACTATTACGTAGACGGTCCGAGTTGTACTTTATTCTGTTTACGCTTGGATTAGAACTACGGAATTCAATTTGGACCCGCAATCTGACATATAACACTTTGACAGCTTACCACTtcaccacagataaaaaataaaatgacgcTCGCCAGCATACAGATCAAATTAATACAAACGCAAACAGATAATGTATTTTACCTTTGCAAAAAGATTCAAATTTATGAAATGAGCATTTATGTGGCAGAACTAGATTTAACTGTTGTCATCAACCAAAATAgttcaataataaatttaaaaaaagtaatgaattattgaaaaaacatcaaaattgGTTTCTTATAATTGTCTTTTCtttctatacaaaaaataataattaagaattGTTCTATTTTTAAGATCCCAATTAACTAAAAGTCTTTGAGTACATTTCTACTTAGATGTTTCAAAACAACCTGTGTTAACGGTTGTTTGACGTAGACACAGTttttatatttagatattttgtagctaagcattttaatttaatgatagTGTACATTTGAGGACAATCAAAACAGTTCGGATTTAACAAGGCGAGTAAATTGTTCCGGAGTAATTCAGTAGATAGTTAAGTTTGTCTGAACAAAGTTGTAAAGGTTTTTCATCAGAATTCTTGATCCTACTATCAAATGATTTGATCAAATTCTTCTTAAACTTCCTTAATTCTTCCAATAACTCCACCAGTTTCTAATTATATTAGTTGCTATTCAAAATAGGTAATGgggcaaatattataaatataatatgtatgtgtatttataatgcactgtttggattaacttaaaatttcggttctttatcttttcattgtagtGACTACTctttctgatatcctgtcaatcgttcaaaggttaacagGAAGAAATCCccttaagggataagttcgcctttgtacatcttattatctgttaatttcatgtgttttaatgtaggtacgtaCCAAAGATCGGCATTAATCGATTAATTTTTTAATCAACTAATCAATCAATTGAAGATCAATCGTCACAAAATTAATCACGATATATATATTGGCGATTAAATTAATCGACGGATTATTCGAATAACGATTGATCAATTGTCATTTTAATCGACTAAATTTCACGATTAaatctcaataaaaaaatggaacatGCATGctacaaaaattaaatgtctTGTTATGTGTTGTTCAATTGTAAAATCATTCTAGTATGTATGCTGTgtgatatttattacaaatcaaattta is part of the Choristoneura fumiferana chromosome 26, NRCan_CFum_1, whole genome shotgun sequence genome and encodes:
- the LOC141442592 gene encoding LOW QUALITY PROTEIN: uncharacterized protein (The sequence of the model RefSeq protein was modified relative to this genomic sequence to represent the inferred CDS: deleted 2 bases in 1 codon; substituted 1 base at 1 genomic stop codon), whose protein sequence is MTVKPREIPEGEDDPVESMQSXMKTACLELHYKVQECIATTKDWRKCQTEVEQFRNCIGKHKQEEMTKKN
- the LOC141442591 gene encoding ribosome assembly protein METTL17, mitochondrial; this translates as MFRKLRVNRFSMLYSNYSVKVEIDASLRDKFDSNEYKPRKHPGTARVKIASIPPDITKAIKIILDDSGARSLHQDSIKLNNYLRSRLLPPEDGDIDEKAAKIHDKIAKKANSKIGDNLTEDELNQFNKQLQSKVFNILKANVYRWGNISYDKATCLQYLMSRSAPEYAVLVRLLDEIRKKYPDYKPRSFFDFGSGVGTGTWAINKYWKEDIFEYFCVDTSQNMHDLARLILCQGKDNVTMPLKGYFQRQFLPASTDLKYNIVLSAFSLFEQPNMRSRLEIIQKLWKKTEDFLIIIEQGSNAGFQVVNEAREFVLNLPKGKHNGFAFSPCPNDNVCPRYLEHKTPCNFLMKYETLPYPSKSDVAAELFSYVILKKGIRPSDDPQWPRIVRAPIVRSGHTICRLCTKQGELKEVIFSKSKFDQTTYRCARSSNWGDLLPVQ
- the LOC141442707 gene encoding adrenodoxin-like; translated protein: MFYRNLIRTFTVPRIRCLNSAFRHNLSSFRDSAPLSTSVKALKDEKVKVTFVLHDGKRIESEAKVGDTLLDVIVNNDLNIEGYGACEGTLTCSTCHVILKQDDYDRLPEEASDEERDMLDLAYGLTDTSRLGCQITMTKELDGLEVQVPETINDARS